From the genome of Carassius auratus strain Wakin chromosome 26, ASM336829v1, whole genome shotgun sequence, one region includes:
- the LOC113044379 gene encoding uncharacterized protein LOC113044379, producing MEIFKTCVTFLSLCLFHSSLSETQSICKGNLPPVKHVALNSNVSIPCPVLSAPEMVFKLFKGSEEIFYISINNTFIGKNNNSPKRGGPSIFKINDTNNSTSFILNSVTVNATAIYTCEAEKIFPPPFQKVEHKPQTFVFVEGRPVKPCAVCQHTDHLVFWVVLGLLAAYGLLMTCTIFMLRSKLSQIETPFKDRECRRKWQGVQHPTWQGFHINTVV from the exons ATGGAGATTTTTAAGACGTGTGTGACCTTCTTAAGTCTCTGTCTCTTCCATAGCAGCCTGTCTGAAACACAGAGCATTTGCAAAG GAAATTTACCTCCAGTAAAACACGTGGCATTGAACAGCAATGTTTCCATACCCTGCCCTGTACTCAGCGCACCAGAAATGGTCTTCAAATTATTCAAAGGCTCAGAAGAGATCTTTTATATCAGCATTAATAATACATTCATcggcaaaaacaacaacagcccGAAGAGAGGTGGCCCTTCAATTTTCAAAATCAATGATACGAATAACAGTACCAGTTTTATCCTGAACAGTGTAACGGTGAATGCTACAGCCATTTACACTTGTGAGGCCGAGAAAATCTTCCCTCCACCATTTCAGAAAGTGGAGCACAAACCACAAACTTTTGTGTTTGTTGAAG GGAGACCAGTTAAACCGTGTGCCGTCTGTCAACACACTGATCACCTGGTTTTTTGGGTTGTGCTAGGATTACTGGCCGCATATGGGCTATTAATGACTTGCACCATTTTCATGCTGCGG AGCAAGTTGAGTCAAATTGAAACTCCCTTCAAGGACAGAGAATGCAGACGGAAGTGGCAGGGGGTTCAACATCCAACCTGGCAGGGCTTTCACATAAACACTGTCGTATGA